A window of the Lactuca sativa cultivar Salinas chromosome 7, Lsat_Salinas_v11, whole genome shotgun sequence genome harbors these coding sequences:
- the LOC111877795 gene encoding umecyanin, giving the protein MEYFNLNLMLFITTMIPVMQLPGTMAQTRHIVGGSLGWTIPSGGAVSYTTWASHQSFTVNDLLVFNFTDGEYDVAEVSEAAYGPCTATNPISLATNGPATLTLTTAGTHYYICTFRSHCQIGQKLTIDVSEAASSIPPGATPVTPPTIRRPPRPVTSRTAVETPNTATPFAPCPRITSAPPPPTDGAPSFTGMVPSTFLIIGLVFLNC; this is encoded by the coding sequence ATGGAATATTTTAATCTGAATTTGATGCTGTTCATAACCACGATGATTCCAGTCATGCAGTTACCCGGCACGATGGCGCAGACCAGGCACATCGTCGGCGGCAGTTTGGGATGGACCATACCTTCCGGTGGCGCAGTCTCTTACACCACTTGGGCATCCCATCAATCCTTCACTGTCAACGACCTTCTCGTCTTTAACTTCACCGATGGAGAATACGACGTTGCGGAGGTTTCAGAGGCAGCATACGGCCCATGCACTGCCACCAACCCCATCTCCCTCGCCACAAATGGTCCCGCCACCCTTACCTTGACCACCGCAGGCACTCACTATTACATCTGTACATTCAGAAGTCACTGCCAAATTGGCCAGAAGTTAACCATCGACGTCTCAGAAGCAGCTTCCTCCATTCCTCCTGGAGCAACACCAGTAACTCCACCGACCATCAGGCGTCCTCCTAGACCCGTAACATCCAGAACAGCGGTGGAGACACCGAACACCGCAACACCCTTTGCTCCATGTCCCCGCATTACATCTGCCCCACCACCACCTACCGATGGAGCTCCATCATTCACCGGCATGGTACCTTCCACGTTCTTGATAATTGGCTTAGTTTTCTTGAATTGTTAA